In Magnolia sinica isolate HGM2019 chromosome 12, MsV1, whole genome shotgun sequence, a single genomic region encodes these proteins:
- the LOC131220015 gene encoding probable LRR receptor-like serine/threonine-protein kinase At3g47570, with protein MEFPRSNLRVLWSFILFHAIFLSSINPCSPSVFTLKNETDRLALLAFKYGISEDPLGILSSWNDSLHFCKWKGVTCSRHHHHRVTILNLSGHSLVGYLSPHIGNLSFLRRIDLSNNIFQGQIPQKIDRLLRLQHLNLSVNSLQGEIPSNLSHCSELVAISLMRNQLVGELPAELGSLSKLILLSVMFNDLSGSIPPSLGNLSSLTTLYLTSNNFEGQIPNHLGQLAGIITFQIGGNQLSGTIPPSIYNLSSIQVFSVAANRLHGRIPPNLGLLFPHLRRILVGRNQFTGTLPISLSNASSLDFVDFSNNSFSGHVPLNLGSLSRLYRFNIERNQLGSREGDDLSFLTSLTNCTNLEVISTFLNNLSGELPGSIANLSIQLKILNLGGNKIFGIIPKEIDNLINLYVLNLGGNSMKGTLPDDIGKLNKLQALSFNRNKLSGRIPPSVSNITRLSFLYLNGNGFHGNIPSSFANWGFMEELFISQNKFNGTIPKQVSAAQMDLSSNSFTGSLLLEVDNLENIREMDISENKLSGEIPNTLGKCQSMELLYMHGNLFQGTIPESLKNLKGIKGLDLSRNNLSGQIPKYLEEFLFLQYLNLSFNNFEGEVPKGGIFRNASAISVVGNSKLCGGIPELQLPACLKQASKKREKPLATRVKVTVITVVSSSILLSCIIAALYWRRNSPKKASSPSSTENQWLLVSYADILQATDGFSSANLIGVGSFGSVYKGLLECFETLVAVKVLNLLQQGAFKSFAAECEALRNIRHRNLVKILTVCSSIDFNGNDFKALVFEYMPNGSLEKWLHPNVDEQPQLRCLNLTQRLNIAIDVASALDYLHHHSKIPIVHRDLKPSNVLLDDDMVAHVGDFGLTRFLSEAAEGFSQNQTTTSGIKGSIGYIPPGKVFNPFF; from the coding sequence TCTTGAACCTCAGTGGCCACAGCTTGGTGGGCTACTTATCGCCTCACATTGGAAATCTCTCTTTCCTGAGAAGAATTGATCTCTCCAATAACATATTCCAAGGCCAAATCCCTCAAAAAATAGACCGTCTGTTGCGGTTGCAGCATCTCAATCTGTCCGTAAATTCACTGCAAGGAgaaattccatccaatctgagcCACTGCTCAGAACTCGTAGCCATTAGCCTCATGCGGAATCAGCTCGTCGGAGAACTTCCCGCTGAGCTTGGTTCTTTGTCAAAGCTCATTTTACTTTCTGTCATGTTCAATGATCTCAGTGGAAGCATCCCACCTTCGTTGGGGAACCTTTCGTCTCTCACGACTCTTTATCTTACATCTAACAATTTTGAAGGGCAAATTCCAAACCATCTTGGTCAATTGGCAGGCATTATCACTTTTCAAATAGGTGGAAATCAGTTATCAGGTACGATTCCACCATCGATTTATAATCTCTCATCCATCCAAGTGTTTAGCGTGGCAGCTAACCGGCTACATGGAAGAATTCCCCCCAACCTAGGCCTTTTGTTTCCACACCTGCGTAGGATTCTTGTTGGTAGAAACCAATTCACTGGAACGCTGCCAATTTCATTGTCCAATGCTTCAAGTCTCGATTTTGTTGATTTTAGCAACAACAGTTTTAGTGGACATGTGCCTTTGAATCTAGGAAGTCTTTCACGTCTCTACCGTTTCAATATCGAGAGAAATCAGCTTGGAAGCAGGGAAGGTGATGACCTGAGCTTCCTTACTTCACTGACCAACTGCACCAATTTAGAAGTCATATCTACTTTTTTGAATAATCTCTCTGGTGAGTTGCCTGGCTCCATTGCTAATCTCTCGATACAGCTAAAGATTCTGAATTTAGGAGGAAACAAGATATTTGGAATCATTCCCAAAGAAATCGACAATCTCATCAACTTGTATGTTCTGAATCTGGGAGGGAATTCCATGAAGGGTACTCTTCCAGATGATattgggaagcttaacaagttgcaAGCCTTGAGTTTCAATCGAAATAAACTTTCAGGGCGAATCCCACCTTCAGTTAGTAACATTACTCGATTGAGCTTTCTCTACTTGAATGGAAATGGTTTCCATGGAAACATACCGTCAAGTTTTGCAAATTGGGGATTTATGGAAGAATTGTTCATTTCTCAAAATAAATTCAATGGTACCATACCCAAACAAGTCAGTGCAGCTCAAATGGACCTGTCTAGCAACTCATTCACTGGGTCTCTCCTGCTCGAAGTTGATAACTTGGAAAATATTAGGGAGATGGACATCTCAGAGAACAAACTATCAGGTGAAATTCCAAATACGTTGGGAAAGTGTCAAAGCATGGAGTTGCTTTATATGCATGGCAACTTGTTTCAAGGAACCATTCCAGAGTCTCTAAAGAATTTAAAAGGTATCAAAGGGCTTGATCTTTCACGCAATAACTTGTCTGGGCAGATTCCAAAGTATTTAGAAGAATTTCTTTTCTTACAGTATTTAAATTTGTCATTCAATAATTTCGAGGGTGAAGTGCCCAAAGGAGGAATCTTTAGAAATGCCAGCGCAATTTCAGTTGTCGGAAACAGCAAACTCTGTGGAGGTATACCAGAACTACAATTGCCAGCGTGTCTTAAGCAAGCTTCCAAGAAACGAGAAAAACCTCTTGCTACCAGAGTAAAAGTCACAGTTATTACTGTGGTTTCATCTTCAATTCTCTTGTCGTGTATCATTGCAGCTCTTTATTGGAGAAGAAATTCTCCAAAGAAAGCTTCTTCTCCATCTTCTACAGAGAATCAGTGGCTACTTGTTTCTTATGCGGATATACTTCAAGCAACAGATGGGTTTTCTTCGGCTAATTTAATTGGTGTGGGAAGTTTCGGTTCTGTGTATAAAGGACTTCTAGAATGCTTTGAAACACTTGTTGCAGTGAAGgtactcaacctcctacaacaaGGAGCTTTTAAGAGTTTTGCAGCTGAATGCGAAGCATTAAGAAACATCCGGCATCGAAATCTTGTCAAGATCTTAACGGTTTGCTCGAGCATTGATTTtaatggcaatgatttcaaagctCTAGTGTTTGAGTACATGCCTAATGGTAGTCTGGAGAAGTGGTTGCATCCAAATGTAGATGAACAACCTCAACTGAGGTGTTTGAATCTTACCCAGAGGCTAAATATAGCCATTGATGTGGCTTCGGCATTAGATTATCTTCATCATCATTCCAAAATACCAATTGTTCATCGAGACCTAAAACCAAGCAATGTTCTTCTCGATGATGATATGGTTGCCCACGTGGGTGACTTTGGTTTAACAAGGTTCCTCTCTGAAGCTGCAGAAGGTTTCTCCCAAAATCAAACTACCACATCTGGGATTAAGGGATCGATTGGGTATATTCCTCCAGGTAAGGTTTTCAatccatttttttaa